One genomic region from Streptomyces venezuelae encodes:
- a CDS encoding ABC transporter ATP-binding protein produces MKASSTSSPNAVELRGITKRFPGVVANHDIDITVRRGTVHALVGENGAGKSTLMKILYGMQKPDEGTITVDGEQVTFNSPGDAIVRGVGMVHQHFMLADNLTVLENVVLGSEKLYGIGDKARAKIKEISDAYGLGVRPDVLVEDLGVADRQRVEILKVLYRGARTLILDEPTAVLVPQEVDALFDNLRELKAEGLTVIFISHKLGEVLSVADDITVIRRGTTVGTADPKSTTTKQLAELMVGAELPSPETRESTVTDVPMLTVQGLALSAVDPDGVVRAVLGGITFTIHKGEVLGIAGVEGNGQSELVDTIMGMRTADGGVVTLDGRDISAAPTRKRREDGIGCIPEDRHRHGLLLEAPLWENRILGHVTEKPNSKGAILDLKAARKDTERIVREYDVRTPGIDVTAASLSGGNQQKLIVGREMSHDPKLLIAAHPTRGVDVGAQAQIWDQIREARREGLAVLLISADLDELIGLSDTLRVMYRGRLVADADPATITPEELGSAMTGAAAGHLEHDESPEGTDGPEDEAR; encoded by the coding sequence ATCAAAGCCTCCAGCACCAGCAGTCCGAACGCCGTAGAACTCCGCGGCATCACCAAGCGTTTCCCCGGAGTCGTGGCCAACCACGACATCGACATCACCGTGCGCCGCGGCACCGTCCACGCCCTCGTGGGCGAGAACGGCGCGGGCAAGTCGACTCTGATGAAGATCCTCTACGGCATGCAGAAGCCGGACGAGGGCACCATCACCGTCGACGGCGAGCAGGTGACGTTCAACAGCCCCGGCGACGCCATCGTCCGCGGCGTCGGCATGGTGCATCAGCACTTCATGCTCGCGGACAACCTCACCGTCCTCGAGAACGTCGTCCTCGGCTCCGAGAAGCTCTACGGCATCGGTGACAAGGCCCGTGCCAAGATCAAGGAGATCTCCGACGCGTACGGCCTCGGGGTCCGCCCCGACGTCCTCGTCGAGGACCTCGGTGTGGCCGACCGCCAGCGCGTGGAGATCCTCAAGGTCCTCTACCGCGGCGCCCGCACCCTGATCCTCGACGAGCCGACCGCCGTGCTCGTCCCGCAGGAGGTCGACGCGCTCTTCGACAACCTGCGCGAGCTCAAGGCCGAGGGCCTGACGGTCATCTTCATCTCGCACAAGCTGGGCGAGGTCCTGTCGGTCGCCGACGACATCACCGTCATCCGGCGCGGCACGACGGTCGGCACCGCCGACCCGAAGAGCACCACCACCAAGCAGCTCGCCGAGCTGATGGTCGGCGCCGAGCTGCCCTCGCCGGAGACCCGCGAGTCGACGGTCACGGACGTGCCGATGCTGACGGTCCAGGGCCTGGCGCTCAGCGCCGTCGACCCCGACGGCGTGGTCCGCGCGGTCCTCGGCGGGATCACCTTCACCATCCACAAGGGTGAGGTGCTCGGCATCGCCGGTGTCGAGGGCAACGGCCAGTCGGAGCTCGTCGACACGATCATGGGCATGCGCACCGCCGACGGCGGTGTCGTGACCCTGGACGGCCGGGACATCTCCGCCGCCCCGACGCGCAAGCGCCGCGAGGACGGCATCGGCTGCATCCCCGAGGACCGCCACCGGCACGGTCTGCTCCTGGAGGCCCCCCTCTGGGAGAACCGCATCCTCGGCCACGTCACGGAGAAGCCCAACTCCAAGGGCGCCATCCTCGACCTCAAGGCCGCCCGCAAGGACACCGAGCGGATCGTCCGCGAGTACGACGTCCGGACCCCCGGCATCGACGTCACCGCAGCCTCCCTCTCCGGCGGAAACCAGCAGAAGCTGATCGTCGGCCGCGAGATGAGCCACGACCCCAAGCTGCTGATCGCCGCCCACCCCACCCGCGGTGTGGACGTCGGCGCGCAGGCGCAGATCTGGGACCAGATCCGCGAGGCGCGCCGTGAGGGCCTGGCGGTCCTGCTGATCTCCGCCGACCTGGACGAGCTGATCGGCCTCTCCGACACGCTGCGCGTGATGTACCGCGGCCGGCTCGTGGCGGACGCCGACCCGGCGACCATCACCCCGGAGGAGCTGGGCTCGGCCATGACCGGCGCCGCCGCCGGCCACCTTGAGCACGATGAGAGCCCTGAGGGCACCGACGGCCCGGAGGACGAGGCCCGATGA
- a CDS encoding N-acetylneuraminate synthase family protein: MSTRLRTFGSKTAGPGRPVYITGEIGINHNGELDNALALIDVAAEAGCDAVKFQKRTPEICTPRDQWDIERDTPWGRMTYIDYRHRVEFGEDEYRAIDEHCRKQGIDWFASPWDTEAVAFLEKFDVPAHKVASASLTDDELLRELRATGRTVILSTGMSTPKQIRHAVEVLGSDNILLCHATSTYPAKAEELNLRVINTLKEEYPNVPIGYSGHETGLQTTLAAVALGATFVERHITLDRAMWGSDQAASVEPQGLQRLVRDIRTIETALGDGVKKVYESELGPMKKLRRVQGLVAA, from the coding sequence ATGAGCACCCGTCTGCGCACCTTCGGCTCGAAGACCGCCGGCCCCGGCCGGCCCGTCTACATCACCGGTGAGATCGGCATCAACCACAACGGCGAGCTCGACAACGCCCTCGCGCTGATCGACGTCGCCGCCGAGGCCGGCTGCGACGCCGTCAAGTTCCAGAAGCGCACACCGGAGATCTGCACCCCGCGCGACCAGTGGGACATCGAGCGGGACACCCCCTGGGGCCGGATGACCTACATCGACTACCGCCACCGCGTGGAGTTCGGCGAGGACGAGTACCGCGCCATCGACGAGCACTGCAGGAAGCAGGGCATCGACTGGTTCGCCTCCCCGTGGGACACCGAGGCCGTCGCCTTCCTGGAGAAGTTCGACGTCCCCGCCCACAAGGTCGCCTCCGCCTCCCTCACCGACGACGAGCTGCTGCGCGAGCTCCGCGCCACCGGCCGTACGGTCATCCTCTCGACGGGCATGTCCACCCCGAAGCAGATCCGCCACGCGGTCGAGGTCCTCGGCTCGGACAACATCCTGCTCTGCCACGCCACCTCGACCTACCCGGCCAAGGCCGAGGAGCTCAACCTCCGCGTGATCAACACGCTGAAGGAGGAGTACCCGAACGTCCCGATCGGCTACTCCGGCCACGAGACCGGCCTGCAGACCACCCTCGCCGCCGTCGCCCTCGGCGCCACCTTCGTCGAGCGCCACATCACCCTCGACCGCGCCATGTGGGGCTCCGACCAGGCCGCCTCCGTCGAGCCGCAGGGCCTCCAGCGCCTCGTCCGCGACATCCGCACCATCGAGACCGCCCTCGGCGACGGCGTCAAGAAGGTCTACGAGTCGGAGCTCGGCCCGATGAAGAAGCTCCGCCGGGTCCAGGGGCTCGTCGCCGCATGA
- a CDS encoding amidohydrolase, whose product MNQLKSREPGSVTLPGTLSAPLRAELIAFRRDLHMHPELGNQEFRTTAALKARLEAAGLAPKVLPGGTGLICDIGTPDRRRPMLAIRADIDALPIPDVKTVAYRSTVANRAHACGHDVHTTTVLGAGLVLAELARQGLLPHAVRILFQPAEEVLPGGAADAIEAGVLDGVGRIIAVHCDPKVDAGKIGLRAGPITSACDRLEVTLGGPGGHTARPHLTTDLVTAAARVATDVPAVLARRIDARSGLSVTWGRIEAGHAPNVIPQHAELSGTVRCLDLPTWREAPDLIHAAIDEVATLHRAKSTVNYVRGVPPVVNDSVVTELLADAMTARRGPYAIEDTEQSLGGEDFSWYLEHVPGSMARLGVRTPGDTRVRDLHAGDFDVDERCIETAVELFTAAALLDRRG is encoded by the coding sequence GTGAACCAGTTGAAGTCCCGTGAGCCAGGCTCCGTCACCCTGCCCGGAACGCTGTCCGCACCCCTGCGCGCCGAACTGATCGCCTTCCGCAGGGACTTGCACATGCACCCCGAGCTGGGCAACCAGGAGTTCCGTACGACCGCCGCGCTCAAGGCCCGCCTGGAGGCGGCCGGCCTCGCGCCGAAGGTCCTGCCCGGCGGCACCGGACTCATCTGTGACATCGGCACCCCGGACCGCCGCCGCCCCATGCTCGCGATCCGCGCCGACATCGACGCGCTGCCCATCCCCGACGTGAAGACCGTCGCCTACCGCTCCACCGTGGCCAACCGCGCGCACGCCTGCGGACACGACGTCCACACCACCACCGTCCTGGGCGCCGGACTCGTCCTCGCCGAACTGGCCCGGCAGGGCCTCCTCCCGCACGCGGTACGGATCCTCTTCCAGCCCGCCGAGGAAGTGCTGCCCGGCGGCGCCGCCGACGCGATCGAGGCCGGCGTGCTCGACGGGGTCGGCCGGATCATCGCCGTCCACTGCGACCCCAAGGTGGACGCGGGGAAGATCGGGCTCCGCGCCGGCCCCATCACCTCGGCCTGCGACCGGCTCGAAGTCACCCTCGGCGGCCCCGGCGGCCACACCGCCCGCCCGCACCTCACCACCGACCTCGTCACCGCCGCCGCCCGCGTCGCCACCGACGTCCCCGCCGTGCTCGCCCGCCGGATCGACGCCCGCTCGGGCCTCTCCGTCACCTGGGGCCGCATCGAGGCGGGCCACGCCCCCAATGTCATCCCGCAGCACGCCGAGCTCTCCGGCACCGTCCGCTGCCTCGACCTGCCGACCTGGCGCGAAGCGCCCGACCTGATCCACGCGGCGATCGACGAGGTCGCGACCCTGCACCGCGCGAAGTCGACCGTGAACTACGTCCGGGGCGTCCCCCCGGTCGTCAACGACTCCGTGGTCACCGAACTCCTCGCCGACGCGATGACCGCCCGCCGCGGGCCGTACGCGATCGAGGACACCGAGCAGAGCCTCGGCGGCGAGGACTTCTCCTGGTACCTGGAGCACGTCCCCGGCTCCATGGCCCGCCTCGGCGTCCGCACCCCCGGCGACACCCGCGTCCGCGACCTGCACGCGGGCGACTTCGACGTGGACGAGCGCTGCATCGAGACGGCCGTGGAACTCTTCACGGCCGCGGCCCTGCTCGACCGCAGGGGCTGA
- a CDS encoding ABC transporter permease, whose protein sequence is MSATATSTPPPAAPKAAGGKGGRTRLTLPWILLIVAGGLIALSAVRVITGAQDLTSAGQISAALSLAVPIGLAGLGGLWAERAGVVNIGLEGMMILGTFFGAWAGWQTDPWIGILAGILGGMFGGLLHAVATVTFGVDHIISGIAINILAVGVTTYFAKLWFNSGEAAAKGGSPKQSPPAEDITSITVPGLSDWLADIEQHHWFLISDIAGILGGLVTNVSVVTILAVLLVIATFFVLWKTSFGLRLRSCGENPIAAESLGVNVYKYKYIAVIVSGGLAGLGGAFLSLVTSHIYNEGQTGGRGYIGLAAMIFGNWRPGGLAMGAGLFGFADALQLRSGGESVHALLLLLFAILVVLAAWKAYKKAWITAAISAVIGAGVLVWYLGTDTVPVEFVSATPYVVTLLVLSLSAQRLRMPKADGMRYRKGEGK, encoded by the coding sequence GTGAGCGCCACGGCGACTTCCACTCCGCCGCCCGCGGCCCCCAAGGCGGCCGGCGGCAAGGGCGGCCGTACCCGCCTCACCCTGCCCTGGATCCTCCTGATCGTCGCGGGCGGGCTCATCGCCCTCTCCGCCGTGCGGGTCATCACCGGGGCGCAGGACCTCACCTCGGCCGGCCAGATCAGCGCCGCGCTCTCGCTCGCCGTGCCGATCGGCCTCGCCGGTCTCGGCGGTCTGTGGGCCGAGCGCGCGGGCGTGGTCAACATCGGCCTCGAAGGCATGATGATCCTCGGCACCTTCTTCGGTGCCTGGGCCGGATGGCAGACCGACCCGTGGATCGGCATCCTCGCCGGCATCCTGGGCGGCATGTTCGGCGGCCTGCTGCACGCGGTCGCGACCGTCACCTTCGGTGTCGACCACATCATCTCCGGCATCGCGATCAACATCCTCGCGGTCGGTGTCACGACGTACTTCGCCAAGCTGTGGTTCAACTCCGGCGAGGCGGCGGCCAAGGGCGGCAGCCCGAAGCAGTCCCCGCCGGCCGAGGACATCACCTCGATCACCGTGCCGGGGCTGTCCGACTGGCTCGCCGACATCGAGCAGCACCACTGGTTCCTGATCTCGGACATCGCCGGCATCCTCGGCGGTCTGGTCACCAACGTCTCGGTGGTCACGATCCTCGCGGTGCTGCTGGTGATCGCCACGTTCTTCGTGCTGTGGAAGACCTCGTTCGGTCTGCGGCTGCGCTCCTGCGGCGAGAACCCGATCGCGGCCGAGTCCCTCGGCGTCAACGTGTACAAGTACAAGTACATCGCCGTCATCGTCTCGGGCGGCCTCGCCGGCCTCGGCGGTGCCTTCCTCTCGCTGGTCACCTCGCACATCTACAACGAGGGCCAGACCGGTGGCCGCGGCTACATCGGCCTCGCGGCGATGATCTTCGGCAACTGGCGTCCGGGCGGCCTCGCGATGGGCGCGGGCCTGTTCGGCTTCGCCGACGCGCTCCAGCTCCGCAGCGGCGGCGAGTCCGTGCACGCGCTGCTCCTGCTGCTCTTCGCGATCCTCGTCGTCCTGGCGGCCTGGAAGGCGTACAAGAAGGCCTGGATCACGGCCGCCATCAGCGCCGTCATCGGCGCCGGCGTCCTTGTCTGGTACCTCGGTACGGACACGGTCCCGGTCGAGTTCGTCAGCGCGACCCCGTACGTGGTCACCCTGCTGGTCCTCTCGCTCTCCGCGCAGCGCCTGCGGATGCCGAAGGCCGACGGCATGCGGTACCGCAAGGGCGAGGGCAAGTGA
- a CDS encoding cytidine deaminase gives MTAALPEADWEALRVTAREAMSRAYAPYSGYPVGAAALVDDGRTVSGCNVENASFGLGLCAECGLVSQLQATGGGRLTHFVCVDGLGESLVPCGRCRQLLFEFGGPDLVLETPAGFLTLAEMLPQAFGPDHLRK, from the coding sequence GTGACGGCGGCTCTTCCCGAGGCCGACTGGGAGGCCCTGCGGGTCACGGCGCGCGAGGCCATGTCCCGCGCGTACGCCCCCTACTCGGGCTACCCGGTCGGCGCGGCGGCCCTCGTGGACGACGGGCGGACGGTCTCCGGCTGCAACGTGGAGAACGCCTCCTTCGGGCTGGGCCTGTGCGCCGAGTGCGGTCTTGTCTCGCAGCTCCAGGCGACCGGCGGCGGCCGTCTGACGCACTTCGTGTGCGTGGACGGCCTGGGCGAGTCCCTGGTGCCGTGCGGCCGGTGCCGGCAGCTGCTGTTCGAGTTCGGTGGCCCCGACCTCGTCCTGGAGACGCCCGCCGGGTTCCTGACCCTGGCCGAGATGCTGCCGCAGGCCTTCGGCCCGGACCACCTTCGCAAGTAA
- a CDS encoding acylneuraminate cytidylyltransferase has protein sequence MPTTPPPTAPTVLAVIPARGGSKGVPAKNLAPVAGVALVARAVRACLGARPVTHVVVSTDDAAIAAAARSAGAEAVHRPAEIAGDTATSEAAVLHAMDAFEATHGRPADTVLLVQCTSPFLTSAEVAETAERITSGAADTAFTAAPSHGFLWRETPEGATGVNHDKAHRPRRQDREPEYLETGAVYAMDAAGFRTHGHRFFGRTALVVTDPARVLEIDDPHDLARAKALAPLLDEPVTPGFADVDAVVLDFDGTQTDDRVHLDAEGREFVSAHRGDGLGIAALRRAGLPVLILSTEQNAVVAARARKLKIPVLHGIDRKDRALKEWCEAEGIDPQRVLYAGNDVNDLPCFHLVGWPVAVSSAHDSVRAAARAVTTTPGGFGAIREIAAWLLGPELDTPAPLIPNS, from the coding sequence ATGCCGACGACACCACCGCCGACCGCCCCCACCGTGCTCGCCGTCATCCCGGCCCGGGGAGGCTCCAAGGGCGTCCCCGCCAAGAACCTCGCCCCCGTGGCCGGCGTCGCGCTCGTGGCCCGTGCCGTCCGCGCCTGCCTCGGCGCCCGCCCGGTCACCCACGTCGTGGTCTCCACCGACGACGCGGCCATCGCGGCCGCGGCCCGCTCCGCCGGAGCCGAGGCCGTGCACCGCCCCGCCGAGATCGCGGGCGACACCGCGACCAGCGAGGCCGCCGTCCTGCACGCGATGGACGCCTTCGAGGCCACCCACGGCCGGCCCGCCGACACCGTCCTCCTCGTTCAGTGCACGAGCCCCTTCCTCACCTCCGCCGAGGTCGCCGAGACCGCCGAGAGGATCACCTCCGGCGCCGCCGACACCGCCTTCACCGCCGCCCCCTCGCACGGCTTCCTCTGGCGTGAGACCCCCGAAGGGGCCACCGGCGTCAACCACGACAAGGCGCACCGCCCCCGCCGCCAGGACCGGGAGCCCGAGTACCTGGAGACCGGCGCCGTCTACGCCATGGACGCGGCCGGCTTCCGTACCCACGGGCACCGCTTCTTCGGCCGCACGGCACTCGTCGTCACCGACCCCGCCCGTGTCCTGGAGATCGACGACCCGCACGACCTCGCCCGCGCCAAGGCCCTCGCGCCGCTCCTCGACGAGCCCGTCACGCCCGGCTTCGCCGACGTCGACGCCGTCGTCCTCGACTTCGACGGCACCCAGACCGACGACCGGGTCCACCTCGACGCCGAGGGACGCGAGTTCGTCTCCGCGCACCGCGGCGACGGCCTCGGCATCGCGGCCCTGCGCCGCGCCGGCCTCCCCGTCCTCATCCTCTCCACCGAACAGAACGCCGTCGTCGCCGCCCGCGCCCGCAAGCTCAAGATCCCCGTCCTGCACGGCATCGACCGCAAGGACCGGGCCCTCAAGGAGTGGTGCGAGGCCGAGGGCATCGACCCCCAGCGCGTGCTCTACGCCGGCAACGACGTCAACGACCTGCCCTGCTTCCACCTCGTCGGCTGGCCCGTCGCGGTGAGCAGCGCCCACGACTCCGTACGGGCCGCGGCCCGCGCGGTCACCACCACCCCCGGCGGCTTCGGAGCGATCCGCGAGATCGCCGCCTGGCTCCTCGGACCCGAGCTCGACACCCCCGCACCCCTCATCCCCAACTCCTAA
- a CDS encoding BMP family protein — protein sequence MRRVSKITAACAVTAALALTATACGESSTGDSGSDNGDIKVGMAYDVGGRGDNSFNDSAARGLDKAKAELGVETKELTAKNGETPADREQRLASLAEGGFNPVIGVGFAYKDAIDKVAAKYPKTTFGLVDSVSEAKNVDSIVFTEEQGSYLAGVAAALKSKDGKIGFIGGVDIPLIKKFAAGFQQGVKETKPNATVQIQYLSTGTDMSGFGAPDKGKAAAKGMLDKGIDVVYAAAGGSGAGAIEAVAAKPGAWAIGVDSDQAKDPALSKYAGSILTSVVKNVDTGVFELVKSVQDGNPMTGTHTYSLAENGVSLTTTGGHLTDIQAQIDAAKKKIVDGQIKVATTL from the coding sequence GTGCGCCGGGTATCCAAGATCACCGCCGCGTGTGCTGTCACTGCGGCTCTCGCTCTCACTGCCACCGCCTGCGGGGAGTCCTCCACCGGGGACAGTGGCTCCGACAACGGCGACATCAAGGTCGGCATGGCTTACGACGTTGGTGGTCGTGGCGACAACTCCTTCAACGACTCCGCCGCGCGCGGCCTCGACAAGGCCAAGGCCGAGCTCGGTGTCGAGACGAAGGAGCTCACCGCGAAGAACGGTGAGACCCCGGCGGACCGCGAGCAGCGCCTCGCCTCCCTCGCCGAGGGCGGCTTCAACCCGGTCATCGGTGTCGGCTTCGCCTACAAGGACGCGATCGACAAGGTCGCGGCCAAGTACCCGAAGACGACCTTCGGCCTGGTCGACTCGGTCTCCGAGGCGAAGAACGTCGACTCGATCGTCTTCACCGAGGAGCAGGGCTCCTACCTCGCCGGTGTCGCCGCGGCCCTGAAGTCCAAGGACGGCAAGATCGGCTTCATCGGCGGCGTCGACATCCCGCTGATCAAGAAGTTCGCCGCCGGCTTCCAGCAGGGCGTCAAGGAGACCAAGCCGAACGCCACGGTCCAGATCCAGTACCTGTCCACCGGTACGGACATGTCCGGCTTCGGTGCTCCGGACAAGGGCAAGGCCGCCGCCAAGGGCATGCTCGACAAGGGCATCGACGTCGTCTACGCCGCCGCGGGCGGCTCGGGTGCCGGCGCCATCGAGGCCGTCGCCGCGAAGCCGGGCGCCTGGGCGATCGGTGTCGACTCCGACCAGGCCAAGGACCCGGCCCTGTCGAAGTACGCCGGCTCGATCCTCACCTCGGTCGTCAAGAACGTCGACACCGGTGTCTTCGAGCTCGTCAAGTCCGTCCAGGACGGCAATCCGATGACCGGCACGCACACCTACTCGCTGGCCGAGAACGGAGTCTCGCTGACCACCACGGGTGGCCACCTCACGGACATCCAGGCCCAGATCGACGCGGCCAAGAAGAAGATCGTCGACGGTCAGATCAAGGTCGCCACGACCCTCTGA
- a CDS encoding ABC transporter permease: MKKFDKERVLLAIAAPLLAIVAAFLITALVLAATGKEPFSAFGIMFDYGVKSDSQVYIINKATTYYLAGIAVAIGFRMNLFNIGVDGQYRLAAFFAAAVGGALTLPGIVQIPLIIITAMIVGAMWAGIAGLLKTTRGVSEVVSTIMLNFIATAIIGYLLQPGRLGHLDAAGTKVATTPLPESSHFFEFPTTPTPIYGFVVVAVIAGLGYWFTLSRTRFGFDLRTVGQSETAASASGVNVKKMVVTSMLISGAMAGLIGMPTLLNDSYEFGGDFPVGIGFTGIAIALLGRNHPIGIALAAILWAFLERGGQQLEFENYDREIVGVMQGVIVLCVVIAYEVVRRYGLKRQQRQVGEKLAAQARSNDTTEVSA, from the coding sequence ATGAAGAAGTTCGACAAGGAGCGGGTGCTCCTCGCCATCGCGGCGCCGCTGCTCGCGATCGTCGCCGCCTTCCTGATCACCGCCCTGGTGCTCGCGGCGACCGGCAAGGAGCCGTTCAGCGCCTTCGGGATCATGTTCGACTACGGCGTCAAGTCGGACAGCCAGGTCTACATCATCAACAAGGCGACGACGTACTACCTGGCGGGCATCGCGGTGGCCATCGGCTTCCGCATGAACCTGTTCAACATCGGTGTCGACGGCCAGTACCGTCTCGCGGCCTTCTTCGCCGCCGCCGTCGGTGGCGCGCTGACCCTGCCGGGCATCGTCCAGATCCCGCTGATCATCATCACCGCGATGATCGTCGGCGCCATGTGGGCGGGCATCGCGGGTCTCCTCAAGACCACCCGGGGTGTCAGCGAGGTCGTCTCGACGATCATGCTGAACTTCATCGCGACCGCGATCATCGGCTACCTCCTCCAGCCCGGCCGCCTCGGCCACCTGGACGCGGCCGGCACGAAGGTGGCGACGACCCCGCTGCCGGAGTCCTCGCACTTCTTCGAGTTCCCGACGACCCCGACCCCGATCTACGGCTTCGTCGTCGTCGCGGTCATCGCGGGCCTCGGTTACTGGTTCACCCTCTCCCGCACCCGCTTCGGCTTCGACCTGCGGACCGTCGGCCAGTCGGAGACGGCCGCCTCGGCGAGCGGTGTGAACGTCAAGAAGATGGTCGTCACGTCCATGCTGATCTCCGGCGCCATGGCCGGTCTGATCGGTATGCCGACGCTGCTCAACGACTCGTACGAGTTCGGCGGCGACTTCCCGGTCGGCATCGGCTTCACCGGTATCGCCATCGCCCTGCTCGGCCGCAACCACCCGATCGGCATCGCGCTCGCCGCGATCCTCTGGGCGTTCCTGGAGCGCGGCGGCCAGCAGCTGGAGTTCGAGAACTACGACCGCGAGATCGTCGGCGTCATGCAGGGCGTCATCGTCCTCTGCGTCGTCATCGCCTACGAGGTCGTCCGCCGCTACGGCCTCAAGCGCCAGCAGCGACAGGTCGGCGAGAAGCTCGCCGCCCAGGCCCGTTCCAACGACACGACGGAGGTGTCGGCGTGA
- a CDS encoding DUF6716 putative glycosyltransferase yields the protein MPSRTNEAVRVAVLADSDTRWKWGALTARRITTATAEPTGFVLRGRATPTPRQLAETGVSTTTPSEVTGAEFLRAVRDAEERGEGYDVIVLALVGGTVRAVLQGLADLALARRPVIVTGYVGVVYEKLTDGLLLRHGADVVLANSRHDAERFRAVYEGVGAGSDSVVEAALPFLGGAPHTPEDGRDTLVFAAQPSVPATRAERSYVLRRLIDHARLHPGREVLLKLRSKPGEHTTHLEEFPFQKLVRDLDPPANFRLVYGHMGEVLDRTDLLVTVSSTAALEALHRRIPTAILTDLGVREALGNHHFVGSGLLTSFDGLDKGLAPAPDETWLARQGVASDSPYEEAFDAARDRVAALLALPALPPITPYYTAETAPGYLPGILARHRLDVTAPEPRESGLRRIVREAARGAYRHGVQRVAPVIRRLGEL from the coding sequence GTGCCATCACGTACCAACGAGGCAGTACGAGTAGCCGTACTCGCCGATTCCGACACCCGGTGGAAATGGGGCGCCCTCACGGCGCGCCGCATCACCACGGCGACAGCCGAGCCCACCGGATTCGTCCTGCGGGGACGGGCCACACCCACCCCGCGCCAGCTCGCCGAGACCGGGGTGTCCACGACCACCCCGAGCGAGGTGACGGGCGCGGAGTTCCTCCGTGCCGTCCGGGACGCGGAGGAGCGGGGAGAGGGATACGACGTCATCGTCCTCGCCCTGGTCGGCGGCACCGTCCGGGCCGTACTCCAGGGTCTTGCCGACCTGGCCCTGGCCCGGCGCCCGGTGATCGTCACCGGCTATGTCGGCGTCGTCTACGAGAAGCTCACCGACGGGCTCCTCCTGCGCCACGGCGCCGACGTCGTCCTCGCCAACTCCCGCCACGACGCCGAGCGTTTCCGGGCCGTCTACGAGGGCGTGGGCGCCGGCTCCGACTCGGTCGTCGAGGCCGCGCTGCCCTTCCTCGGCGGCGCCCCGCACACCCCCGAGGACGGCCGCGACACCCTTGTCTTCGCCGCCCAGCCGTCCGTGCCCGCCACCCGGGCCGAACGCTCCTACGTCCTGCGGCGGCTGATCGACCACGCCCGCCTCCACCCGGGCCGCGAGGTACTCCTCAAGCTCCGCTCCAAGCCGGGCGAACACACCACGCACCTGGAGGAGTTCCCCTTCCAGAAGCTGGTCCGCGACCTCGACCCGCCCGCCAACTTCCGTCTCGTGTACGGGCACATGGGCGAGGTCCTCGACCGGACCGACCTCCTGGTCACCGTCTCCTCCACGGCCGCGCTCGAAGCCCTCCACCGCCGGATCCCCACCGCGATCCTCACCGACCTCGGGGTCCGCGAGGCGCTCGGCAACCACCACTTCGTCGGCTCCGGCCTGCTGACCTCCTTCGACGGCCTCGACAAGGGACTCGCCCCGGCACCCGACGAGACCTGGCTCGCCCGTCAGGGCGTGGCGTCCGACAGCCCGTACGAAGAAGCCTTCGACGCGGCCCGCGACCGGGTCGCCGCACTCCTCGCGCTCCCCGCACTGCCCCCGATCACCCCCTACTACACAGCGGAGACGGCCCCCGGCTACCTGCCCGGGATCCTCGCCCGCCACCGCCTGGACGTCACCGCGCCCGAGCCCCGCGAGAGCGGCCTCCGCCGGATCGTCCGGGAGGCGGCGCGGGGCGCGTACCGGCACGGCGTGCAGCGCGTGGCCCCCGTCATCCGCCGGCTGGGAGAACTCTGA